The following proteins come from a genomic window of Campylobacter coli 76339:
- a CDS encoding Putative ATP /GTP binding protein, whose translation MKELLQKLWQNELQLLDFNASFKDKNILDVSELAIILSVSKENYERYFLLKEFSSICKKIDLRVDIFSIQKAQICVLNMFREGFIPKQDLLKALRILQKISNNTEILEYIQNIQVQSIDKKALFQSGFNELNHINIELSKLSFDENSKIRLQKTLEKFQKLEFNIAITGVMNSGKSSLLNALLKEDFLGVSNIPETANLTLLSYGDTQEAVIYFWDTQEWDNILKSSKFSKELKEFIDELALKVDIKEYVQDKALTQKINLNELKDFSSAKNQISALIKKIEIKSNLEFLKNNISIVDTPGLDDIVVQREILTNEYLKESDFLIHLMNASQALTQKDAEFLIHCLLNSRLSKFLIVLTKADLLSQKDLDEVIIYTKESLKARLENFDTHLIEKIDFLCVSAKMASDFYKGLSSEESFKKSGMKEFEEYLFNELYSGEKSKIILQAYKKELLLELKNILNEYEMQNKLIKEDGQGLSEENNKLLSEFKAKEEALRKAKEEISNSILNLENFENGVDNLVLLLAKKLKERLIDEIKYLKDKAQKININRILNMIDITVKDGINDILREVKFENIKKIEELKTSLALKYEFLKDDFDNGFGGFKDEISKKIENIFSDEKFALLRLQIEQIISTKVDLFELETRLTEVIFSTFESFNIGAILKDLDINGAFFAFLNERMANYEVLQKEKLASIEQLINNLKNQNADILFSYEENLEKIAKLQQLEVELMNAN comes from the coding sequence ATGAAAGAATTACTCCAAAAACTCTGGCAAAATGAACTTCAGCTTTTAGATTTTAATGCAAGCTTTAAAGATAAAAACATTCTTGATGTTTCTGAACTTGCTATAATATTAAGCGTTAGTAAGGAAAATTATGAAAGATATTTTCTCTTAAAGGAATTTAGTAGTATATGTAAAAAAATTGATTTAAGAGTAGATATTTTCAGTATTCAAAAAGCTCAAATTTGTGTTTTAAATATGTTTAGAGAAGGTTTTATACCTAAACAAGATTTGTTAAAAGCTTTGCGAATTTTGCAAAAAATTTCAAACAATACTGAAATTTTAGAATACATACAAAATATTCAAGTTCAAAGTATTGATAAAAAAGCTTTGTTTCAAAGTGGTTTTAATGAGCTTAATCATATCAATATAGAACTTAGCAAATTAAGTTTTGATGAAAATAGCAAAATAAGACTTCAAAAAACTTTGGAAAAATTTCAAAAATTAGAATTCAATATAGCTATAACAGGGGTTATGAATTCAGGAAAATCAAGTTTGCTCAATGCACTTTTAAAAGAGGATTTTTTAGGTGTTTCTAATATCCCTGAAACTGCAAATTTGACTTTATTAAGCTATGGCGATACTCAAGAGGCTGTGATTTATTTTTGGGATACTCAAGAATGGGATAATATATTAAAAAGTTCCAAATTTAGCAAGGAATTAAAAGAATTTATCGATGAACTTGCTTTAAAGGTCGATATAAAAGAATATGTTCAAGATAAAGCTTTAACGCAAAAAATCAATTTAAATGAACTCAAGGATTTCAGTTCTGCTAAAAACCAAATTTCTGCCCTTATTAAAAAGATAGAAATCAAAAGCAATTTGGAATTTTTAAAAAACAATATCTCTATAGTGGATACTCCAGGGCTTGATGACATAGTCGTACAAAGAGAAATTCTAACTAACGAGTATCTTAAAGAAAGCGATTTTTTAATCCATCTTATGAATGCTTCTCAAGCTTTAACACAAAAGGATGCTGAATTTTTAATCCATTGTTTATTAAATTCTCGGCTTAGTAAATTTTTAATTGTCCTTACTAAGGCGGATTTATTGAGCCAAAAAGATTTAGATGAAGTGATAATTTACACCAAAGAAAGTCTTAAGGCTAGACTTGAAAATTTTGACACGCATTTGATAGAAAAGATAGATTTTTTATGCGTAAGCGCAAAAATGGCAAGTGATTTTTACAAGGGTTTATCTTCTGAAGAAAGTTTTAAGAAAAGCGGTATGAAAGAATTTGAGGAATACCTTTTTAATGAGCTTTATTCCGGAGAAAAAAGTAAAATTATTTTACAAGCCTATAAAAAAGAATTGCTTTTGGAGCTTAAAAATATTTTAAATGAATACGAAATGCAAAATAAGCTTATAAAAGAAGATGGACAAGGCTTAAGTGAAGAAAACAATAAGCTTTTATCGGAATTTAAAGCCAAAGAAGAAGCACTCAGGAAAGCAAAGGAAGAGATTTCAAATTCTATTTTAAATCTTGAGAATTTTGAAAATGGGGTGGATAATCTTGTTTTATTATTGGCTAAAAAACTCAAAGAACGTTTGATTGATGAGATTAAATATCTAAAAGATAAAGCTCAAAAAATTAATATTAATCGTATTTTAAATATGATAGATATCACGGTTAAAGATGGTATCAATGATATTTTAAGAGAAGTCAAATTTGAAAATATTAAAAAAATAGAAGAATTAAAAACAAGTTTAGCTTTAAAATATGAGTTCTTAAAAGATGATTTTGACAATGGATTTGGGGGTTTTAAAGATGAAATTTCTAAAAAGATAGAAAATATTTTTAGTGATGAAAAATTTGCATTATTAAGACTGCAAATTGAGCAAATTATCTCCACCAAAGTCGATTTATTTGAGCTTGAAACAAGACTAACGGAAGTGATTTTTAGTACTTTTGAAAGTTTTAATATAGGTGCTATATTAAAGGATTTAGATATCAATGGCGCTTTTTTTGCTTTCTTGAATGAAAGAATGGCAAATTATGAAGTATTGCAAAAAGAAAAGCTAGCAAGTATTGAACAATTGATCAATAATCTTAAAAATCAAAATGCTGATATTTTATTTTCCTATGAGGAAAATTTGGAAAAAATTGCAAAATTACAACAGCTTGAAGTGGAGCTTATGAATGCAAATTAA
- a CDS encoding Succinate dehydrogenase iron-sulfur protein: MSRKLTIKAFKYNPLSKISKPHFVTYELEETPFMTVFVCLTLIREKMDADLSFDFVCRAGICGSCAMMINGVPKLACKTLTKDYPDGVIELMPMPAFRHIKDLSVNTGEWFEDMCKRVESWVHNEKETDISKIEERIEPEVADETFELDRCIECGICVASCATKLMRPNFIAATGLLRTARYLQDPHDHRTVEDFYELVGDDDGVFGCMSLLACEDNCPKDLPLQSKIAYMRRQLVAQRNK, from the coding sequence ATGAGTAGAAAATTAACAATAAAGGCGTTTAAATACAATCCTTTAAGTAAAATTTCAAAACCTCATTTTGTAACTTATGAGCTTGAAGAAACTCCTTTTATGACAGTTTTTGTGTGCTTGACTTTAATCCGCGAAAAAATGGATGCGGATTTGAGTTTTGACTTTGTTTGCCGTGCGGGGATTTGTGGATCTTGTGCAATGATGATCAATGGTGTGCCAAAGCTTGCTTGTAAGACTCTGACAAAAGATTATCCTGATGGAGTTATTGAGCTTATGCCTATGCCTGCATTTAGACATATTAAGGATTTAAGTGTCAATACGGGTGAGTGGTTTGAAGATATGTGTAAGCGTGTTGAAAGTTGGGTACATAATGAAAAAGAAACTGATATTTCAAAAATTGAAGAACGCATAGAGCCTGAAGTAGCAGATGAAACTTTTGAGCTTGATCGTTGTATCGAGTGTGGAATTTGCGTGGCTTCATGTGCAACTAAGCTTATGCGTCCGAATTTTATCGCAGCAACAGGGCTTTTAAGAACAGCTAGATATTTACAAGATCCGCATGATCATAGAACAGTAGAGGATTTCTATGAATTAGTGGGCGATGATGATGGTGTTTTTGGATGTATGTCTTTGTTAGCTTGTGAAGATAATTGTCCTAAAGATTTACCTTTACAAAGTAAAATTGCTTATATGAGAAGACAACTTGTTGCTCAAAGAAATAAATAA
- a CDS encoding Succinate dehydrogenase flavoprotein subunit yields the protein MNIQYSDALVIGGGLAGLRAAIEVAKSGQSVTLLSICPVKRSHSAAVQGGMQASLGNGAKGEGDNEDLHFADTVKGSDWGCDQEVARMFAQTAPKAVRELAAWGVPWTRVTKGPRTVVINAQKTVIEEKEEAHGLINARDFGGTKKWRTCYIADATGHCMLYGVANEAIKHQVKIIDRMEAVRVIHDGKKCLGVIARDLTNGQLIAYIARGTMIATGGYGRIYKQTTNAVICEGTGAAIALETGLCRLSNMEAVQFHPTPIVPSGILLTEGCRGDGGILRDVDGYRFMPDYEPEKKELASRDVVSRRMMEHIRKGKGVKSPYGDHLWLDISILGRAHVEKNLRDVQDICKTFNGIDPADEGPKGWAPVLPMQHYSMGGIRTKPTGESQWLDGLFACGEAACWDMHGFNRLGGNSCAETVVAGMIVGDYFADYCKNNGEVIDTNVVKDFLTKEYQYLKSLVDKEGKYSVFEIKNRMKEIMWDKVAIFRTGEGLKEAVDELEKLYKESQNVKVHCKELDCANPELEEAYRVPRMLKVALCVAYGALLRTESRGAHYREDYPKRDDLNWMKRTLTYWVEGESLPRVEYDELDIMKMEMPPAFRGYGAKGNIIENPLSEKRQAEVDAIREKMEAEGKSRHEIQHALMPYELQPKYKALNQRIGVDYE from the coding sequence ATGAATATTCAATATAGTGATGCTTTAGTAATAGGCGGAGGTTTAGCAGGTCTTAGAGCTGCGATAGAGGTAGCAAAAAGTGGTCAAAGCGTAACACTTTTAAGTATTTGTCCAGTAAAGCGTTCTCACTCTGCTGCGGTGCAAGGAGGTATGCAAGCTTCTTTAGGAAATGGTGCTAAAGGTGAGGGTGATAATGAAGATCTGCACTTTGCGGATACAGTAAAAGGAAGTGACTGGGGCTGTGATCAAGAAGTGGCAAGAATGTTTGCACAAACTGCTCCAAAAGCTGTCCGTGAACTTGCTGCTTGGGGGGTTCCTTGGACTAGGGTAACTAAAGGGCCAAGAACAGTTGTTATTAATGCTCAAAAAACTGTAATTGAAGAAAAAGAAGAAGCTCATGGACTTATCAACGCTCGTGACTTTGGTGGGACTAAAAAATGGAGAACTTGCTATATAGCTGATGCTACAGGTCACTGTATGCTTTATGGTGTGGCCAATGAAGCTATCAAGCATCAGGTAAAAATCATCGATAGAATGGAAGCAGTTAGAGTTATCCATGATGGTAAAAAATGCTTGGGTGTAATCGCAAGAGATTTAACTAATGGACAATTGATTGCATATATCGCAAGAGGAACAATGATAGCAACCGGTGGTTATGGTAGAATTTATAAGCAAACTACAAACGCAGTCATCTGTGAAGGAACAGGTGCGGCTATAGCTCTTGAAACAGGACTTTGTAGACTTTCAAATATGGAAGCTGTACAATTTCACCCAACGCCTATTGTTCCAAGTGGAATTTTACTTACTGAAGGATGTCGTGGAGATGGTGGAATCTTACGCGATGTGGATGGATATCGTTTTATGCCTGATTATGAGCCAGAGAAAAAAGAACTTGCAAGCCGTGATGTGGTAAGTCGTAGAATGATGGAGCACATCAGAAAAGGTAAGGGTGTAAAAAGTCCTTATGGTGATCATTTGTGGCTCGATATTTCTATACTTGGTCGTGCGCATGTGGAAAAAAATCTTCGTGATGTGCAAGATATTTGTAAAACTTTCAATGGTATTGATCCTGCTGATGAAGGTCCAAAAGGTTGGGCTCCGGTTTTACCTATGCAACATTATTCTATGGGTGGAATTAGAACTAAACCTACAGGCGAGAGTCAATGGTTAGATGGTCTTTTTGCTTGCGGTGAAGCAGCTTGTTGGGATATGCATGGATTTAACCGCTTAGGTGGAAATAGCTGTGCTGAAACTGTTGTTGCAGGTATGATTGTAGGAGATTATTTTGCAGATTATTGTAAAAATAATGGTGAAGTTATCGATACAAATGTAGTAAAAGACTTTTTAACAAAAGAATATCAATATTTAAAATCTTTAGTAGATAAAGAGGGTAAATATTCTGTTTTTGAAATTAAAAATAGAATGAAAGAAATCATGTGGGATAAAGTAGCAATCTTTAGAACAGGCGAAGGTTTAAAAGAGGCTGTTGATGAGCTTGAAAAACTTTATAAAGAATCTCAAAATGTAAAAGTGCATTGTAAAGAACTTGACTGCGCAAACCCTGAGCTAGAAGAAGCTTATAGAGTTCCAAGAATGCTTAAAGTTGCACTTTGTGTAGCTTATGGAGCGTTATTAAGAACTGAAAGTCGTGGGGCGCACTATAGAGAGGATTATCCAAAAAGAGATGATTTGAACTGGATGAAGAGAACTTTAACTTACTGGGTAGAGGGCGAAAGCTTGCCTCGTGTTGAATATGATGAACTTGATATTATGAAAATGGAAATGCCACCTGCATTCCGTGGATACGGTGCTAAAGGTAATATCATAGAAAATCCTTTAAGCGAAAAGCGTCAAGCTGAAGTTGATGCAATCCGCGAAAAAATGGAAGCTGAAGGTAAAAGTCGTCATGAAATTCAACATGCTTTAATGCCTTATGAATTGCAACCAAAATATAAAGCACTAAATCAAAGAATAGGAGTGGATTATGAGTAG
- a CDS encoding Fumarate reductase cytochrome b subunit, producing the protein MSELIEGYLGKSIDGKKSKMPAKLDFIQSASGLFLGLFMWVHMVFVSTILVSKDFFDSVVHFLELKFIYNDPMMSYITSFLAACVLVVFFVHALLAMRKFPINFRQYQILRTHAKKMNHGDTSLWLVQAFTGFVMFFLGSAHLIFVITNGDKISADMSGDRVINHFMWLFYIALLVCVELHGSIGLYRLCVKWGWFEAKDVKDVRKSRKKLKMAKWIISVFFLVLGVLSLAAFAKIGFENYQNQTTAMVKTYNGANYEYSI; encoded by the coding sequence ATGAGTGAGCTTATCGAAGGGTATTTGGGTAAGAGCATTGATGGCAAAAAAAGCAAAATGCCTGCAAAGTTAGATTTTATCCAAAGTGCTTCTGGGCTTTTTCTAGGTCTTTTCATGTGGGTGCATATGGTTTTTGTATCTACTATCTTGGTGAGTAAGGATTTTTTTGATTCCGTTGTTCATTTTTTGGAATTAAAATTCATTTATAATGATCCAATGATGAGTTACATTACTTCGTTTTTGGCCGCCTGTGTTTTAGTGGTGTTTTTTGTGCATGCTTTATTGGCTATGAGAAAATTTCCTATTAATTTCCGCCAATATCAAATTCTTAGAACTCACGCTAAGAAAATGAATCATGGTGATACTTCATTGTGGCTTGTTCAAGCATTTACAGGTTTTGTAATGTTTTTCTTAGGTTCTGCACACTTGATTTTTGTTATCACAAATGGAGATAAAATCTCTGCTGATATGTCAGGTGATAGAGTAATCAATCATTTTATGTGGCTTTTTTACATCGCACTTTTAGTCTGTGTGGAATTGCATGGTAGTATAGGACTTTATAGACTTTGCGTAAAATGGGGCTGGTTTGAAGCAAAAGATGTTAAAGATGTTCGCAAAAGTCGTAAAAAACTCAAGATGGCAAAATGGATAATCAGCGTTTTCTTCTTGGTTTTAGGTGTTTTAAGTCTTGCAGCATTTGCTAAAATTGGATTTGAAAATTATCAAAATCAAACAACTGCAATGGTAAAAACTTATAATGGAGCAAATTATGAATATTCAATATAG
- a CDS encoding Prolipoprotein diacylglyceryl transferase has product MEFWQNIYSNFDVVAFSILGFKVHWYGIMYVLALLLALFLAKFFVRKFKLDIDEKRLDSYFIWVEIGVILGARLGYILIYDAHTMYYITHPWQIFNPYVNGEFVGIRGMSYHGAIVGFLIATFLFCKKYKENPWKFLDLVALSVPLAYVFGRIGNFLNQELFGRITDVSWGIYVEGVLRHPSQLYEAFLEGVIVFIVVYLARMKQKFQGELILIYACVYSLARFICEFYREPDFGLGFIFWGMSMGQILSLVMFIAALLFYICIKFKKVNI; this is encoded by the coding sequence ATGGAATTTTGGCAAAATATTTATTCAAATTTTGATGTTGTAGCTTTTAGTATTTTAGGGTTTAAAGTGCATTGGTATGGAATCATGTATGTTCTAGCTTTGCTTTTAGCTTTGTTTTTGGCTAAATTTTTTGTAAGAAAATTTAAGCTAGATATCGATGAAAAACGCTTGGATAGCTATTTTATTTGGGTAGAAATTGGTGTGATCTTGGGGGCAAGATTAGGGTATATTTTAATTTATGATGCACATACTATGTATTATATCACTCATCCTTGGCAAATTTTTAATCCTTATGTAAATGGTGAATTTGTAGGTATTCGTGGTATGAGTTATCATGGTGCGATTGTAGGATTTTTGATAGCTACTTTTTTATTTTGCAAAAAATATAAAGAAAATCCTTGGAAATTTCTTGATTTGGTAGCTTTAAGCGTGCCTTTGGCTTATGTTTTTGGTCGAATAGGAAATTTTTTAAATCAAGAGCTTTTTGGGCGCATTACCGATGTATCTTGGGGTATTTATGTAGAAGGAGTTTTAAGGCATCCATCACAACTCTATGAGGCTTTTTTGGAAGGAGTTATTGTTTTTATTGTTGTTTATTTGGCAAGAATGAAACAAAAATTTCAAGGAGAGCTTATCCTTATTTATGCTTGTGTTTATTCCTTAGCACGCTTTATATGCGAATTTTATCGCGAGCCAGATTTTGGTTTGGGTTTTATTTTTTGGGGTATGAGCATGGGACAAATTCTAAGTTTGGTGATGTTTATAGCAGCCTTGTTATTTTATATTTGTATAAAGTTTAAAAAAGTAAATATTTAA
- a CDS encoding Putative lipoprotein: protein MKKYFLLVVALFLAACGGASNNFVHVSMPNFKPQTPTKIEPIDSGVSIMLEPINIEQNNNYSDYFENSVLKIRIDKEVTLLKENLEEQFKTIAQLKGYKIVTSNPDYTLKSLVNVLIEEKNIEKSNSFVSGESIKSNLGIKFQGKIDFIDQHNPHNSTNLTSHTKLDSLVDLTYPIKTDDGINMFKTTISTVPTQLNKGLEKPAFEIDKSFLHFYKNTLNTLYSNLPKATDIGKIVSNNTDSNGFNNFESNTMFEESLPQKQNLDTNPQEQPSSNSNTQYENNTSKNQDGIIIFE from the coding sequence ATGAAAAAATATTTTTTACTTGTCGTTGCCTTATTTTTAGCTGCTTGTGGTGGTGCTAGCAATAATTTTGTGCATGTTTCAATGCCTAATTTTAAACCTCAAACTCCCACAAAAATAGAGCCTATAGATTCTGGAGTTTCGATCATGCTAGAACCTATAAACATAGAACAAAATAATAATTATTCAGATTATTTTGAAAATTCTGTACTCAAAATTCGTATCGATAAAGAAGTAACTCTTCTAAAAGAAAATTTAGAAGAACAATTTAAAACTATAGCACAGCTTAAGGGTTATAAAATAGTAACTTCAAATCCTGATTACACTCTTAAAAGTTTAGTAAATGTTCTTATAGAGGAAAAAAATATAGAAAAATCAAATAGTTTTGTAAGTGGAGAATCTATCAAATCCAATCTAGGAATCAAATTCCAAGGAAAGATTGATTTCATCGATCAACACAATCCTCATAATTCGACCAATCTAACAAGTCACACCAAGCTTGATTCTTTGGTGGATTTAACCTATCCTATTAAAACCGATGATGGGATCAATATGTTTAAAACCACTATTTCAACTGTGCCAACACAACTTAACAAAGGTTTAGAAAAACCGGCTTTTGAGATAGATAAAAGTTTTTTACATTTTTATAAAAATACTCTAAATACACTCTATAGCAATCTTCCAAAAGCTACAGATATAGGAAAAATAGTGTCAAATAATACTGATTCTAATGGTTTTAATAATTTTGAGAGTAATACAATGTTTGAAGAAAGTCTACCTCAAAAACAAAATTTAGATACCAATCCACAAGAACAACCGTCTTCAAATTCAAATACGCAATACGAAAATAATACAAGCAAAAATCAAGACGGGATTATCATTTTTGAATAA
- a CDS encoding Shikimate 5-dehydrogenase I alpha, translating into MKFLAVIGDPISHSKSPRIHNNAIEILKLDGIYTRYHLQNHQDLREDFFKLKLQGANITLPFKEVALEIADVKDEFARNIGSANTLCLRDGKIHAYNTDALGFLEAIKEFANVNKALILGAGGTALALAFALKQKGIEVCVANRSEKRFKDFTLYKTSLYDALDDFDFDLVINSTSAGLKDDDLPCDKILLDKILSRAKFAFDVIYGKETSFLKLCKEHSLKVKDGFDMLLWQAVFAFELFFDIKDERERIKNAMQEALKLEF; encoded by the coding sequence ATGAAATTTTTAGCTGTTATTGGCGATCCTATCTCGCATTCTAAATCACCTAGAATTCATAACAATGCCATCGAGATTCTTAAACTTGATGGCATTTATACACGCTATCATCTGCAAAATCATCAAGACTTAAGAGAAGATTTTTTTAAATTAAAACTTCAAGGAGCAAATATCACTTTGCCTTTTAAAGAAGTGGCTTTGGAAATAGCTGATGTTAAGGATGAGTTTGCTCGCAATATCGGCTCTGCAAATACTTTGTGTTTAAGAGATGGAAAAATTCACGCTTACAATACAGATGCTCTAGGTTTTTTAGAAGCTATTAAAGAATTTGCCAATGTCAATAAAGCTTTGATTTTGGGAGCTGGAGGGACTGCACTTGCTCTAGCATTTGCTTTAAAGCAAAAAGGCATAGAGGTTTGCGTTGCAAATCGTAGTGAAAAAAGATTTAAGGATTTTACTTTATATAAAACCAGTCTTTATGATGCTTTGGATGATTTTGACTTTGATTTGGTGATCAATTCAACTTCGGCAGGATTAAAAGATGATGATTTGCCTTGCGATAAAATACTTTTGGATAAAATTTTGAGTAGGGCGAAATTTGCTTTTGATGTTATTTATGGTAAAGAGACTTCTTTTTTAAAATTATGCAAAGAGCATAGCTTAAAAGTAAAAGATGGATTTGATATGCTTTTATGGCAAGCAGTTTTTGCCTTTGAACTTTTTTTTGATATTAAAGACGAAAGAGAAAGGATCAAAAATGCTATGCAAGAAGCTCTAAAGCTAGAGTTTTAA
- a CDS encoding membrane protein, whose translation MENNKNEFDDIILEKSNKSEKMKKILLRVIALVILFLVIMIVMKLINSGEENTENQSILPSEPLNMTQDKNTDSFESMPITDNTSAEDQFEALRRQIQGDQNDNSLPSTPSVNSDMNLTMPDQEVPAEPNTTNSEKVAPLNTTAPKQELKQESKPKEEVKQTVVKKEPVKQTPKQEPKQEPKTNANDLFKNVDAKPVHPNGLASGIYVQIFSVSNLDQKSRELAAVKQKGYEYKLYKTTVNGKEITKVLIGPFEKANIATELAKIRKEVAKDAFSFTLK comes from the coding sequence ATGGAAAACAATAAGAATGAATTTGATGACATTATTTTGGAAAAAAGTAATAAAAGTGAAAAAATGAAAAAAATTCTCCTACGCGTCATTGCTTTGGTGATTTTATTTTTAGTAATTATGATAGTAATGAAACTTATCAATAGTGGTGAAGAAAATACTGAAAATCAAAGTATTTTACCAAGTGAACCTCTTAACATGACACAAGATAAAAATACTGATTCTTTTGAAAGCATGCCTATTACTGATAACACTTCGGCTGAAGATCAATTTGAAGCCTTAAGAAGACAGATTCAAGGGGATCAAAACGATAATTCTTTACCATCAACTCCTAGTGTTAATAGTGATATGAATTTGACTATGCCTGATCAAGAGGTACCTGCTGAACCAAATACAACAAATTCTGAAAAAGTAGCACCTTTAAATACTACAGCTCCTAAACAAGAGCTAAAGCAAGAAAGTAAACCAAAAGAAGAAGTAAAACAAACTGTTGTAAAAAAAGAACCTGTAAAACAAACACCAAAACAAGAACCTAAGCAAGAGCCAAAAACAAATGCTAATGATTTGTTTAAAAATGTAGATGCTAAACCTGTTCATCCAAATGGTTTGGCTTCTGGAATTTATGTTCAAATATTTTCAGTGAGCAATTTAGATCAAAAATCAAGAGAATTGGCAGCTGTAAAACAAAAAGGGTATGAGTACAAGCTTTATAAGACCACAGTGAACGGAAAAGAAATCACTAAGGTTTTAATAGGACCTTTTGAAAAAGCAAATATTGCAACAGAATTAGCTAAGATTAGAAAAGAAGTGGCTAAAGATGCCTTTTCTTTCACGCTAAAATGA
- a CDS encoding Serine hydroxymethyltransferase: MHVIAAKAVGFKFNLSEEWKIYAKQVRSNAQALAKVLMDRKYKLVSDGTDNHLVLMSFLEREFSGKDADLALGNAGITANKNTVPGEIRSPFVTSGLRLGTPALTARGFKENEIQIVANYIADILDDIQNTNLQKEIKEKLKTLASNFIIYEKAMF, translated from the coding sequence ATGCATGTTATCGCTGCTAAAGCTGTAGGTTTTAAATTTAACCTTAGCGAAGAATGGAAAATTTATGCTAAACAAGTAAGAAGCAATGCACAAGCTTTAGCTAAAGTTCTAATGGATAGAAAGTATAAGCTTGTAAGTGATGGAACAGATAACCATCTTGTGTTAATGAGCTTTTTAGAGCGTGAATTCAGTGGAAAAGATGCTGATTTGGCTTTGGGCAATGCGGGAATTACAGCCAATAAAAATACTGTACCTGGAGAAATCAGAAGTCCATTTGTAACAAGCGGATTAAGATTAGGAACACCTGCTCTTACGGCTAGAGGTTTTAAAGAAAATGAAATTCAAATAGTTGCTAATTATATAGCTGATATTTTAGATGATATTCAAAATACTAATTTGCAAAAAGAAATCAAAGAAAAACTCAAAACTCTTGCAAGTAATTTTATAATCTATGAAAAGGCTATGTTTTGA
- a CDS encoding Serine hydroxymethyltransferase: MSLEQFDREIFDLTNKELVRQCEGLEMIASENFTLPEVMEVMGSVLTNKYAEGYPGKRYYGGCEFVDEIENLAIERCKKLFNCSFANVQPNSGSQANQGVYAALLNPGDKILGMDLSHGGHLTHGAKVSSSGKMYESFFYGVELDGRINYEKVREIAHVVKPKLIVCGASAYARIIDFAKFREIADEVGAYLFADIAHIAGLVVAGEHPSPFPHAHVVSSTTHKTLRGPRGGIIMTNDEELD; encoded by the coding sequence ATGAGTTTAGAGCAGTTTGATAGAGAAATTTTTGATTTAACTAATAAAGAGTTAGTGCGCCAATGTGAAGGTCTTGAAATGATAGCAAGCGAGAATTTTACCTTGCCTGAAGTAATGGAAGTAATGGGAAGCGTTTTGACTAACAAATATGCAGAAGGTTATCCGGGCAAGAGATATTATGGCGGCTGTGAATTTGTAGATGAGATCGAAAATTTGGCTATTGAAAGATGTAAAAAACTTTTTAATTGTAGTTTTGCAAATGTGCAACCTAATTCAGGCTCTCAAGCCAATCAAGGTGTTTATGCTGCGCTTTTAAATCCAGGAGATAAAATTTTAGGAATGGATCTAAGTCATGGGGGGCATTTAACACACGGTGCAAAAGTAAGTTCATCAGGGAAAATGTATGAGAGCTTTTTTTACGGTGTAGAGCTTGATGGAAGAATAAACTATGAAAAAGTTAGAGAAATTGCTCATGTTGTGAAACCAAAACTTATCGTATGCGGTGCAAGTGCCTATGCTCGTATCATCGACTTTGCAAAATTTAGAGAGATCGCAGATGAAGTTGGAGCTTATCTTTTTGCGGATATTGCACACATTGCTGGACTTGTTGTAGCAGGTGAGCATCCAAGCCCATTTCCACATGCTCATGTAGTTAGTTCTACAACACACAAAACCTTACGCGGCCCAAGAGGTGGTATCATCATGACTAATGATGAGGAGCTTGACTAA